From Micrococcus porci, one genomic window encodes:
- a CDS encoding DsbA family protein yields MASRNPAPSEVDARARARQMQVDQQKKARRRRTATIWGAVLAAVLVIGLIVGFVVKGNQGTEISATGPVPGVVNEEGGVEMTSATALADSGKSERQVDSSSVAVPETATAPEELTTIPAAGEPADGEPAQIVVYADFNCVHCAEFESQNSEQLQSWLRDGKATVEYRMVNFLSAPNNKNYSARSANAAYCVAAAKPEAYNEFTTGLFMAWEGHGGKGLSDDELIQRADALGVDIEGCLKDNTYRPAVEWATNKAKAASVAGTPTVFVNGKNWSTDGGDKSFVDWAKPMVEG; encoded by the coding sequence GTGGCCAGCAGGAACCCGGCGCCGTCCGAGGTGGACGCCCGCGCCCGCGCCCGTCAGATGCAGGTGGACCAGCAGAAGAAGGCCCGCCGCCGCCGCACCGCCACGATCTGGGGCGCCGTGCTCGCCGCGGTCCTCGTGATCGGCCTGATCGTGGGATTCGTGGTCAAGGGCAACCAGGGCACCGAGATCTCCGCCACCGGGCCGGTGCCCGGCGTCGTGAACGAGGAGGGTGGCGTCGAGATGACCTCCGCCACCGCGCTCGCGGACTCCGGGAAGAGCGAGCGTCAGGTGGACTCCTCCTCCGTGGCCGTGCCCGAGACCGCCACGGCCCCGGAGGAGCTGACGACGATCCCCGCCGCCGGGGAGCCCGCGGACGGCGAGCCGGCCCAGATCGTGGTCTACGCCGACTTCAACTGCGTCCACTGCGCCGAGTTCGAGTCGCAGAACTCCGAGCAGCTGCAGTCCTGGCTGAGGGACGGCAAGGCCACCGTCGAGTACCGCATGGTGAACTTCCTCAGCGCCCCGAACAACAAGAACTACTCGGCCCGGTCGGCCAACGCCGCCTACTGCGTGGCCGCCGCCAAGCCCGAGGCGTACAACGAGTTCACGACCGGCCTGTTCATGGCCTGGGAGGGCCACGGCGGCAAGGGCCTGTCCGACGACGAGCTGATCCAGCGCGCCGACGCCCTCGGTGTGGACATCGAGGGCTGCCTCAAGGACAACACGTACCGCCCCGCCGTGGAGTGGGCCACGAACAAGGCCAAGGCCGCCAGCGTGGCCGGCACGCCCACCGTGTTCGTCAACGGGAAGAACTGGTCCACCGACGGCGGCGACAAGTCCTTCGTGGACTGGGCGAAGCCGATGGTCGAGGGCTGA
- a CDS encoding DUF4032 domain-containing protein, producing the protein MDEHEQPRTDPADRLTVTAAPSGDASEDPATSLLALPWERPLEDWPAEVLAALPRGISRHVVRFARMGAGVVAVKETTEELAFREYRLLRELEDRPSPSVVPVAVVTGRTREDGTALPAALVTRHLRFSLPYRAVFSERMERRTLVRLMDALALLLVELHLEGFFWGDVSLSNVLFRRDAGGFAAHLVDAETGELRERLSTGQREHDLDVARVNIGGELLDLHASGLADPDVDAIATPDLFVESYRQLWQQLTEPTVFPRGEPWRMDRRFRRLTELGFEVEEYSLRAADAPGMMVAQPTDVNSGYHRRRLERLTGLHVQENQARRLLVDIEAARRSWDPFMDMDHAAHRWVIEVFDPVVRSVPLELRAKLEPAEVMHQLLEHRWYLSEARGQAVPLDEAVDSYVETVLRARRDEDALALHPTTTMLRAVPAPEADPEG; encoded by the coding sequence ATGGACGAGCACGAGCAGCCCCGGACCGACCCCGCCGACCGTCTCACCGTCACCGCCGCGCCTTCGGGGGACGCCTCGGAGGATCCGGCCACGTCCCTGCTGGCTCTGCCCTGGGAGCGGCCGCTGGAGGACTGGCCGGCGGAGGTGCTCGCCGCGCTGCCCCGCGGCATCTCCCGACACGTGGTGCGGTTCGCGCGGATGGGCGCGGGCGTCGTCGCGGTCAAGGAGACCACCGAGGAGCTCGCGTTCCGGGAGTACCGGCTGCTGCGGGAGCTCGAGGACCGCCCCAGCCCGTCGGTGGTGCCGGTGGCCGTGGTCACCGGGCGCACCCGCGAGGACGGCACCGCGCTGCCCGCGGCCCTCGTGACCCGGCACCTGCGCTTCTCCCTGCCCTACCGCGCCGTGTTCTCCGAACGCATGGAGCGGCGCACCCTGGTCCGCCTCATGGACGCCCTGGCGCTGCTGCTCGTGGAGCTGCACCTGGAGGGGTTCTTCTGGGGGGACGTCTCCCTGTCCAACGTGCTGTTCCGGCGTGACGCCGGCGGGTTCGCCGCGCACCTCGTGGACGCCGAGACCGGCGAGCTGCGCGAGCGGCTCTCCACCGGTCAGCGCGAGCACGACCTCGACGTGGCACGGGTGAACATCGGCGGGGAGCTGCTGGACCTGCACGCCAGCGGGCTCGCGGACCCCGACGTCGACGCGATCGCCACCCCGGACCTCTTCGTGGAGTCCTACCGGCAGCTCTGGCAGCAGCTCACCGAGCCCACCGTGTTCCCCCGGGGGGAGCCGTGGCGCATGGACCGCCGGTTCCGACGCCTGACCGAGCTGGGCTTCGAGGTGGAGGAGTACTCGCTGCGCGCCGCGGACGCCCCCGGGATGATGGTGGCCCAGCCCACCGACGTGAACTCCGGCTACCACCGGCGCCGCCTCGAGCGGCTCACCGGGCTGCACGTGCAGGAGAACCAGGCGCGGCGGCTGCTCGTGGACATCGAGGCGGCCCGCCGCTCGTGGGACCCCTTCATGGACATGGACCACGCCGCGCACCGCTGGGTGATCGAGGTGTTCGACCCCGTGGTGCGCTCCGTGCCCCTGGAGCTCCGCGCCAAGCTCGAGCCGGCCGAGGTCATGCACCAGCTGCTGGAGCACCGCTGGTACCTGTCCGAGGCGCGCGGACAGGCCGTGCCCCTGGACGAGGCCGTGGACTCCTACGTGGAGACCGTCCTGCGCGCGCGGCGAGACGAGGACGCCCTCGCCCTGCACCCCACCACCACGATGCTGCGGGCCGTCCCCGCCCCGGAGGCGGACCCGGAGGGCTGA
- the treZ gene encoding malto-oligosyltrehalose trehalohydrolase, with product MSTPAGRPAADLPVDPLDSPLPVDPLDSPLPVDPLDPAGAERAAVAAARATPYAVWAPHAEAVELVLVDAAAGDLHDTADRWPVTSAHALERGPGGWWLPGADARAAAAALQDGNPGYGFRVDGADPVPDPRSRRQPDTVHGPSRRDLEAADFPWTDADWTGPAGVEKDPAAPQGGGLRGAVLYELHVGTFTPDGTLDSAIERLPHLVDLGVTHVELLPVNSWSGDRNWGYDGVAWNAVDESYGGPEAYRRFVDAAHAAGLGVVQDVVHNHAGPSGNYLNVLGPYLTDHGTGWGDGPNLDGPDSDEVRALILDNVRLWLEEMHVDGLRLDAVHALVDTRAVHLLEEMAVLADGIAARAGRPVPLMVEWDRNDPRVVLSRSAGGLGLAGAWDDDVHHALHVAATGETHGYYADFAPLEAVAKVMERVYFHDGTRSTFRGHDHGRPVPASVPSHAFVVSIQNHDQVGNRAAGDRTAAALTEGALAAEAALLLAGPFTPMLFMGEEFAATTPWPFFTAHREPELAQAVREGRRREFGAHGWAAHEVPDPQDPATRDGAVLDWSALEPAPRGHSGAPSEAEAAAGAAPGGPGRGARILEAYRGLLAARRALPALTDPDRSRTRVTVEPGARHVRMDRLAADGSGDAVLLTALGDEPMSVPDDLKDAVLVAGHGDAGPLGSSGRPWEVPGSVPAPGFLLLHRAPAAQG from the coding sequence ATGAGCACCCCCGCAGGCCGCCCGGCCGCCGACCTCCCCGTGGATCCGCTGGACTCCCCGCTCCCCGTGGATCCGCTGGACTCCCCGCTCCCCGTGGATCCACTGGATCCGGCCGGAGCGGAGCGCGCCGCCGTCGCCGCGGCGCGGGCCACCCCCTACGCCGTGTGGGCCCCCCACGCTGAGGCCGTGGAGCTGGTCCTCGTGGACGCCGCCGCCGGCGACCTCCACGACACCGCCGACCGGTGGCCCGTGACCTCCGCGCATGCCCTGGAACGCGGCCCCGGCGGCTGGTGGCTGCCCGGCGCGGACGCCCGCGCCGCGGCCGCGGCCCTCCAGGACGGCAACCCCGGCTACGGCTTCCGGGTGGACGGTGCCGACCCCGTGCCGGACCCGCGCTCGCGGCGCCAGCCCGACACCGTGCACGGGCCCTCCCGCCGCGACCTCGAGGCCGCCGACTTCCCCTGGACGGACGCGGACTGGACCGGCCCGGCCGGCGTCGAGAAGGACCCGGCCGCCCCGCAGGGCGGCGGCCTGCGCGGCGCCGTGCTCTACGAGCTGCACGTGGGCACGTTCACCCCGGACGGCACCCTGGACTCCGCGATCGAACGGCTCCCGCACCTCGTGGACCTCGGCGTCACCCACGTGGAGCTGCTGCCCGTGAACTCGTGGTCCGGGGACCGCAACTGGGGCTACGACGGCGTGGCCTGGAACGCCGTGGACGAGTCCTACGGCGGTCCCGAGGCCTACCGGCGGTTCGTGGACGCCGCCCACGCCGCGGGGCTGGGCGTCGTCCAGGACGTGGTCCACAACCACGCCGGCCCCTCCGGGAACTACCTGAACGTGTTGGGCCCCTACCTCACGGACCACGGCACCGGCTGGGGCGACGGCCCCAACCTGGACGGCCCCGACTCGGACGAGGTCCGGGCGCTCATCCTGGACAACGTCCGCCTCTGGCTCGAGGAGATGCACGTCGACGGGCTCCGCCTCGACGCCGTGCACGCCCTCGTGGACACCCGCGCCGTGCACCTCCTCGAGGAGATGGCCGTCCTCGCCGACGGGATCGCCGCCCGCGCCGGACGCCCCGTGCCCCTGATGGTCGAGTGGGACCGCAACGACCCGCGCGTCGTGCTGTCCCGCTCCGCCGGCGGCCTCGGCCTGGCCGGCGCCTGGGACGACGACGTCCACCACGCCCTGCACGTGGCCGCCACGGGCGAGACCCACGGCTACTACGCCGACTTCGCCCCGCTCGAGGCCGTCGCCAAGGTGATGGAGCGCGTCTACTTCCACGACGGCACGCGCTCCACCTTCCGCGGCCACGACCACGGTCGCCCCGTGCCGGCCTCCGTGCCGTCCCACGCGTTCGTGGTCAGCATCCAGAACCACGACCAGGTGGGGAACCGGGCCGCCGGCGACCGCACCGCCGCGGCCCTCACCGAGGGGGCGCTCGCGGCCGAGGCCGCCCTGCTGCTCGCGGGGCCGTTCACGCCGATGCTGTTCATGGGGGAGGAGTTCGCCGCCACCACCCCGTGGCCGTTCTTCACCGCGCACCGCGAGCCCGAGCTCGCCCAGGCCGTCCGCGAGGGCCGGCGCCGCGAGTTCGGCGCCCACGGCTGGGCCGCGCACGAGGTCCCCGACCCGCAGGACCCGGCCACCCGGGACGGTGCCGTGCTGGACTGGTCCGCCCTCGAGCCCGCGCCCCGCGGGCACTCCGGCGCCCCCTCGGAGGCGGAGGCGGCCGCCGGCGCCGCCCCCGGCGGTCCCGGCCGCGGGGCGCGGATCCTGGAGGCGTACCGCGGGCTGCTCGCCGCGCGACGTGCGCTGCCCGCCCTGACGGACCCGGACCGTTCCCGCACCCGCGTGACCGTGGAGCCCGGCGCCCGCCACGTGCGCATGGACCGCCTCGCCGCGGACGGCTCCGGGGACGCGGTCCTGCTAACCGCCCTGGGGGACGAGCCCATGTCCGTCCCGGACGACCTCAAGGACGCCGTGCTGGTGGCCGGCCACGGCGACGCCGGCCCGCTCGGCTCCTCGGGGCGTCCGTGGGAGGTCCCCGGGTCCGTGCCCGCGCCCGGCTTCCTGCTGCTGCACCGGGCCCCCGCCGCCCAGGGCTGA
- the treY gene encoding malto-oligosyltrehalose synthase: MSHTDAVSAPASTYRLQVGPDLPLDSVAGLVPYLRRLGVDWLYLSPILAADPGSDHGYDVVDPARVDPARGGPEALAALAAAAHEAGMRLLVDVVPNHLGVATPLANPAWADLLAHGPEAAHAAWFDVDWEAGDGRVLLPVLGDGPEGDPRGAEAGLDQLIVDPSAGEHGVLRHWDTAYPLAPGSLAAAEEETGLRAAEVFAGADPAAPTDDAARLGRAVHDRQHYRLVHWRRGDAELNYRRFFTVTTLAGLRVEDPEVFDATHVEIGRWVSEGLVHGLRIDHPDGLTDPGAYLRALRERVLPEGYLVVEKILEPGEDLPAAWPVDGTTGYDALGELERVFMPADPDGPAADDAARAAWEALIAEAKRDVATGSLAAETARLVREARAAVVLGAHSDEALTEAFADVLASLDVYRTYLPVGAERLAAAVARARAAHPEPADVLDDVARVLADPDSPVARRFQQTSGMVMAKGVEDRSFYRWTRWANLNEVGGDPAHLDLPLAGFHALQRARQASWPTTMTALTTHDTKRSEDVRARITALAEEPASWEDALARLRTAHPLDAPGLEELVWESIVGVWPTDGTAPEADRLEEFLLKSAREGQEHTSWTAQDDAYEGRLRALAADVVAPDSAARAVVQEIADRIAEPGLTVQLGRKLVQLAAPGVPDVYQGTEIPFPTLVDPDNRRAVDFEARADLLDRLDAGHAPTLDEPEAAKLLVVSRALRARRDRPELFHGYRPLDVDGPAAAHLIAFSRGGALALATRLPLTLAAAGGWRETVVSLPPGRWRCAVTGRAVTPDARGAVRVDDVLSQLPVALLLPEEETA; the protein is encoded by the coding sequence GTGAGCCACACCGACGCCGTCTCCGCGCCCGCCTCGACCTACCGCCTCCAGGTGGGACCGGACCTGCCCCTGGACTCCGTGGCCGGGCTGGTGCCCTATCTGCGCCGCCTCGGCGTGGACTGGCTCTACCTCTCCCCGATCCTCGCCGCCGACCCCGGATCGGACCACGGGTACGACGTCGTGGACCCCGCCCGCGTGGACCCCGCCCGCGGCGGACCCGAGGCCCTGGCCGCGCTCGCGGCCGCCGCGCACGAGGCCGGCATGCGGCTGCTCGTGGACGTGGTCCCCAACCACCTGGGCGTCGCCACGCCGCTGGCCAACCCGGCCTGGGCCGACCTGCTGGCCCACGGCCCGGAGGCCGCCCACGCCGCGTGGTTCGACGTGGACTGGGAGGCCGGGGACGGCCGCGTCCTGCTGCCCGTGCTCGGCGACGGCCCGGAGGGGGACCCGCGCGGCGCCGAGGCCGGGCTGGACCAGCTGATCGTGGACCCGTCCGCCGGGGAGCACGGCGTGCTGCGGCACTGGGACACCGCGTACCCGCTGGCCCCCGGGTCCCTGGCCGCCGCCGAGGAGGAGACCGGCCTGCGCGCCGCCGAGGTGTTCGCCGGCGCCGACCCCGCCGCCCCCACGGACGACGCCGCCCGCCTGGGCCGCGCCGTCCACGACCGGCAGCACTACCGCCTGGTCCACTGGCGCCGCGGGGACGCCGAGCTGAACTACCGCCGCTTCTTCACGGTCACCACGCTGGCCGGCCTGCGCGTCGAGGACCCGGAGGTGTTCGACGCCACGCACGTCGAGATCGGCCGCTGGGTCTCCGAGGGGCTCGTGCACGGCCTGCGCATCGACCATCCGGACGGCCTGACGGACCCGGGCGCCTACCTGCGCGCCCTGCGCGAGCGCGTCCTGCCCGAGGGCTACCTCGTGGTGGAGAAGATCCTCGAGCCCGGCGAGGACCTGCCCGCCGCCTGGCCCGTGGACGGCACCACCGGCTATGACGCCCTCGGCGAGCTCGAGCGCGTGTTCATGCCCGCCGACCCGGACGGCCCCGCCGCGGACGACGCCGCCCGTGCCGCCTGGGAGGCGCTCATCGCCGAGGCCAAGCGGGACGTGGCCACCGGCTCCCTCGCCGCGGAGACCGCCCGCCTGGTGCGGGAGGCGCGCGCCGCCGTCGTCCTCGGGGCGCACTCGGACGAGGCGCTGACGGAGGCCTTCGCCGACGTCCTGGCCTCCCTGGACGTGTACCGCACCTACCTGCCCGTGGGCGCCGAGCGGCTGGCCGCGGCCGTGGCGCGGGCCCGCGCCGCGCACCCCGAGCCCGCGGACGTGCTCGACGACGTCGCCCGGGTCCTCGCCGACCCGGACTCGCCCGTGGCCCGGCGCTTCCAGCAGACCTCCGGCATGGTCATGGCCAAGGGCGTGGAGGACCGCTCCTTCTACCGCTGGACCCGCTGGGCGAACCTGAACGAGGTCGGCGGGGACCCGGCACACCTGGACCTGCCGCTCGCCGGGTTCCACGCCCTGCAGCGGGCCCGCCAGGCGTCCTGGCCGACGACCATGACCGCCCTCACCACCCACGACACCAAGCGCAGCGAGGACGTGCGCGCGCGGATCACCGCGCTCGCCGAGGAGCCGGCCTCCTGGGAGGACGCCCTCGCCCGATTGCGCACGGCGCACCCGCTGGACGCCCCGGGGCTGGAGGAGCTGGTCTGGGAGTCGATCGTGGGCGTCTGGCCCACGGACGGCACCGCGCCGGAGGCCGACCGCCTCGAGGAGTTCCTGCTCAAGTCCGCCCGTGAGGGCCAGGAGCACACCTCCTGGACCGCCCAGGACGACGCCTACGAGGGCCGGCTGCGGGCGTTGGCGGCGGACGTCGTCGCCCCGGACAGCGCCGCCCGGGCCGTGGTCCAGGAGATCGCGGACCGGATCGCCGAGCCCGGGCTGACCGTGCAGCTGGGCCGCAAGCTCGTGCAGCTCGCCGCGCCCGGCGTGCCGGACGTGTACCAGGGCACCGAGATCCCGTTCCCCACCCTCGTGGACCCGGACAACAGGCGGGCCGTGGACTTCGAGGCCCGAGCAGACCTCCTCGACCGCCTCGACGCCGGCCACGCCCCCACCCTGGACGAGCCCGAGGCCGCCAAGCTCCTGGTGGTCAGCCGCGCCCTGCGCGCCCGTCGGGACCGGCCCGAGCTGTTCCACGGGTACCGTCCCCTGGACGTGGACGGGCCCGCCGCGGCGCACCTGATCGCGTTCAGCCGCGGCGGCGCCCTCGCCCTGGCCACCCGCCTGCCCCTCACGCTCGCCGCCGCCGGCGGCTGGCGCGAGACCGTGGTGAGCCTGCCCCCCGGCCGCTGGCGGTGCGCCGTCACGGGCCGGGCCGTGACCCCCGACGCCCGGGGCGCCGTCCGCGTGGACGACGTCCTCAGCCAGCTGCCGGTGGCCCTGCTGCTGCCGGAGGAGGAGACCGCATGA